The following is a genomic window from Veillonellales bacterium.
CCGGATTGGACTTGACCGCATAATGAATTTTCACTCCCGGCAAATGCGACGCCAGAAAATTATAATTTTGCGCAATCTGCTCCACCGACAGCACTAATAATGGCGTACCGTAATTCTTAGCTAATTCTTCCACCGCAATTTTTGATAATCTGAAAAATTTGTCCATTATCGCTCTCCCATCTTTCTTTATGTTTTCTTAAAAAGTCACGATATGATTTTACCACACCTGCAAAAAATCGCAATAAAAAACAGTAATATTTAAAAATTTATTTTCTGTGTATAATCCAGACAATAATCGAGATAATATCTAGTGTAGGGTTCGTAATGGTCGAGCCAAGATTGGTGCCGGATCGAATGTACGGTTCGGCATTAGTCGGCCAAAGATTGGTGTCAGGTCAAAGGGTTTGGCATCAGTCGGCGGGCAGATCGTCATGTGTCTTGTAAGGCTGTACGGCAGCCCAACTGTTGTCGTGTGGTCAAAAGGGATGTATGGCGGTCGAGCTAAGACTGTCAAGGGTTCCGGAGAGGCTTCCCGGGAGCCGGTACAAAGATGGGTCTATTGTTGTCGGGAGATTGCAGTAGGTTCGGCAGGTATCTTTGGCAGTCGAGCAAAGGTCGGTACCGGTTGTGTAATGCTTGTGGGTAGTCGAAAGATTGCGTATAGGTATGTAAGGATCGGTATTGGCTGTAGCGTAGATCATTACGGGCTCTTGTTATTTGTGATGAAAGGGATATGAGGTCGCCTCATATCCCTTTTCTATGTTAACCAAATTTTAATATAATCTTAATTTCAGCATCTTCCTTCTTTGCTATACTGTAAGATAAGTTCCAGTAAAAGCGAAAGGAAGGGATCTCTGTTGCGCGAAACAATTACCGCCAACCGGATTACGATCTGTCCGGTCATCGGCAAACAAGTGGCTCAGCAAATATCGGCTTATTCATTACAAGAGGACGGCAGCACCGCCCGGCAGGAAATACTGACAAAATATTGCAGCGGCGAAGTAATTTGCAAAAGTACCGACTGCCAGTTTGTCGTCGGCCTGAAGGGAAAAATCTATACCGACCCTATCGACACGATTTATAAAGGCTTCGTCAAGTAGAAGCCTTAGGAACCTTCCATTGTCTGCAGGGCGTTTTGGAACATACTGCCGATCTGATCCGGCAGTTCCAGATTCGTCTGAAACTCTACATATCCTTTGTAAGGCGTCGCTCCGTAAATGGTCAGATAGTCCAGCGGCCGGCAGCCGAATATCTCCAGACTGCCAAACCGGGACTGATACAGCGCCTGATGAAAATCAACCGTTACTTCATTGCCGCGAATGTTCATGTCAAGTCCCTGACCGGGATCAATATGACCGACAACCTTGGTCACCATGGCCAGACTGACCCGGGAAAAAATCCAGGACAAGAGCGGCTTATCCGGCAATTTTTTATCCAGTGCCTTTAATTTGATGACCGAGTGGTCTTTATCGTGCTCCATTTGTTCCACCTGACAAACCATCACCACCCGGCCAGCCTTTTTCGTCAAAGCCGTTACTTTCAGTTTGTGGTCTTCCTGGGATTCGATGGTCAGCTTCTGAACCTGCTCACCGTCCTCCAGCGCCATATCCAATGATTGATTGATCACATCATCCGGCACAGACACTTTACCGGCCTGAAGATTGCTAAAGGTCTGCAAATCCCAAGTTTCCCGCAGAATCGCAATTGCATTTGACAAATCCGGCAGCTTAGTGCCGGAACTCCAGCCCTGAATATTATCCGTAAATGATGCCGGCAATACTACAGGCATATCCATTGTACATCCCCCCGTATTCATGATTTCCTCACAACCGGACATTTTCCTGCAGTACCAGGAAACCTTGAGCCCCCGCAAAAATATTGCGAGGGCTCACTATTGCTACAACTATTATTTCCGGCTGCAGGTCTCGGCAACTTTGGCAAAAGCTTTGGCGCTGGCGGCGATAGTAGCCGCAATATCTTCCTCACTATGAGCCGCTGACATGAATCCGGTCTCAAACTGGGAAGGAGCCAGATAAATCCCCTGGTCCAGCATAGCATGAAAATAGGCATTGAATCCGGTTATGTCGGAACGTTTGGCGCTCTCGTAGTCATCCACCGGCTGATCGCTAAAGAACATTCCCATCATCGAACCCAGATGATGATACTGCAAAGCAAAACCGAATTTCTCCGCCTGGGCCCGGATGCCCTGCTGTAAAGCCGCCGTCTTAGCACCAATCTTCCGGTAAAAATCAGGATCAGCGGCAACAATTTTCAGAGTCGTAAGCCCGGCAGTCATAGCCAGAGGATTGCCGCTTAAGGTTCCGGCCTGATACACCGGACCGGCCGGAGCAATATGCTCCATAATATCCCGGCGTCCGCCGTAAGCGCCTACCGGCAGGCCGCCGCCGATGACCTTGCCTAAACAAGTTAAGTCCGGTTTAATGCCATAGATGGATTGGGCGCCGCCGTAAGCAACACGGAATCCAGACATGACTTCGTCAAAAATCAGCAGTGCTCCGTATTGGCTGGTAATATCCCGCACTTTGGCCAGATATCCTTCTTTGGGCAGCACCATCCCCATATTGCCGGGGACCGGTTCAATAATAACGGCGGCAATCTCCTCGCCCATGCGGCTAAACACTTGCGCCAATTCCGCCGCATTGTTATACGCCACCGTGATGGTGCCCTTAGCAACGCTTTCCGGCACGCCGGGGCTGTCGGGAACGCCCAAAGTCGTCGCTCCCGAGCCGGCTTTCACCAGCAGGCTGTCGTGATGACCATGGTAGCAGCCAGCGAATTTCACAATTTTATCCCGTTTCGTATACGCCCGGGCCAGCCGCAGTACGCTCATAGTCGCTTCTGTCCCGGAATTCACCATCCGTACCATTTCGATGGAAGGAACAGCTTTAGTCACCCATTCGGCCAGCTCCGTCTCCAGCAGCGTAGGCGCCCCGTAGCTGGTACCCCGGGCCAGCGACTGCCGCAATGCCTCGGTAACTGCCGGATGGGCGTGGCCTAAAATCATCGGTCCCCAGGAACCTACATAATCAATATATTCATTGCCGTCAATGTCAAAAATGTGACTGCCGGAGGCCCCGGCAATAAAAGGCGGCGTACCGCCCACACCGCGGAAGGAACGCACCGGACTGTTCACCCCGCCGGGAATGACTTGTTTTGCTGCGGCAAAAGCTGCCGTTGATTTTGTCAGATTCAATGCCATCTTCTGGCCTCCTTTGTAAGTAAGGGCTGTTGGCTGTTAGCTATTGGCTCATAGCTCATAGCGCATGGCGCATAGCACTTGGTAACGAGTACTGGGCTAAAGAACTACTAGTAGAAGCCTGCGGTCATTGCTCATAAGCGGAAGTCAAACATCGTGGCGGAGCGTTGGGCAATGTCTACCAGGCAGCCCCTTACTGCCTTTAACCTCTTACACTTTTTCTTTAAGCCAACGGGCAGCATCGAGGGCGTGATAGGTAATAATAATATCTGCGCCGGCCCGTTTCATGCCCACTAGGGTTTCCAACACAATCCGCTTCTCGTCAATCCAGCCCTTGGCGGCAGCTGCCTTAACCATCGCGTATTCGCCGCTTACGTTGTAAGTTGCAAGGGGCACAGCGAAATTATCCCGAACCTGTCTTACAACATCCAGATAGGCCATAGCCGGCTTGACCATGATAATATCAGCACCTTCAGCGACATCTAACTCTGCTTCCCGAATGGCTTCCCGGACATTGGCCGGGTCCATCTGGTAGGAGCGGCGATCGCCAAATTGGGGCGCCGAATCGGCCGCATCCCGAAAAGGCCCGTAGTAAGCCGAAGCATATTTTACCGCATAAGACATGATTGACACATCACTAAACCCGTTATCATCCAGTTTTTCCCGAATCGCCAGCACCCGTCCGTCCATCATGTCCGAAGGGGCGACCATATCGGCTCCGGCCTGAGCATGGCTAAGCGCTGTCTGCGCCAGCAACGGCAAGGTAGAGTCGTTGTCAACCTTTTCCCCGTTTAACATGCCGCAATGTCCATGGCTGGTGTA
Proteins encoded in this region:
- the hemL gene encoding glutamate-1-semialdehyde 2,1-aminomutase; this encodes MALNLTKSTAAFAAAKQVIPGGVNSPVRSFRGVGGTPPFIAGASGSHIFDIDGNEYIDYVGSWGPMILGHAHPAVTEALRQSLARGTSYGAPTLLETELAEWVTKAVPSIEMVRMVNSGTEATMSVLRLARAYTKRDKIVKFAGCYHGHHDSLLVKAGSGATTLGVPDSPGVPESVAKGTITVAYNNAAELAQVFSRMGEEIAAVIIEPVPGNMGMVLPKEGYLAKVRDITSQYGALLIFDEVMSGFRVAYGGAQSIYGIKPDLTCLGKVIGGGLPVGAYGGRRDIMEHIAPAGPVYQAGTLSGNPLAMTAGLTTLKIVAADPDFYRKIGAKTAALQQGIRAQAEKFGFALQYHHLGSMMGMFFSDQPVDDYESAKRSDITGFNAYFHAMLDQGIYLAPSQFETGFMSAAHSEEDIAATIAASAKAFAKVAETCSRK
- the hemB gene encoding porphobilinogen synthase, whose product is MTTPFIRPRRLRVSAGIRQLVRENGVHVGDFVFPLFIVPGKGVKKEIPSMPGIYHLSSDMAVQAAEEVFSLGIPAVMVFGLPEYKDEQGSSAWDPKSPVQQAIRQIKAAVPELVVMSDVCLCEYTSHGHCGMLNGEKVDNDSTLPLLAQTALSHAQAGADMVAPSDMMDGRVLAIREKLDDNGFSDVSIMSYAVKYASAYYGPFRDAADSAPQFGDRRSYQMDPANVREAIREAELDVAEGADIIMVKPAMAYLDVVRQVRDNFAVPLATYNVSGEYAMVKAAAAKGWIDEKRIVLETLVGMKRAGADIIITYHALDAARWLKEKV